A window of Tautonia plasticadhaerens contains these coding sequences:
- a CDS encoding tyrosine-type recombinase/integrase: MTIRGKRHRLASGAEGSDKAKNEFHRLMAAEGLAPAESNRRGLKVCDVFNLFLAETDRRVGRGERSRHTLDGYVRFLKSAAKEFGQLDVADLKPFHVSRWVDATDRDWGPTTRFNAITAVKAALSWASEAGRIGADPLAKLKRPKPKRREAIPSDDQVRAMLGAIRDRAFRDLVELIHDTGARPGELIRAEAADVVEQGVPVAIALLHHKTAAKTDRPRKIYLNDRAAAIVARLMEEHPAGPLLLNMRGNPWTRNAMACRFARLREKLGGGPEFTAYALRHKWVTDHLSGGTPLATVSELAGHADTTMVSRVYSKLSERSSHLQDAARGLKRDDHG; the protein is encoded by the coding sequence GTGACGATTCGGGGCAAGCGCCACCGACTGGCGTCGGGGGCCGAGGGCAGCGACAAGGCGAAGAACGAGTTCCACCGGCTCATGGCGGCCGAGGGGCTCGCGCCGGCCGAGTCCAACCGCCGCGGCCTGAAGGTCTGCGACGTCTTCAACCTCTTCCTGGCGGAGACCGACCGGCGGGTCGGGCGTGGCGAGCGCTCCCGACACACGCTGGATGGCTACGTTCGCTTCCTCAAGTCGGCGGCCAAGGAGTTCGGCCAGCTCGACGTCGCTGACCTGAAGCCCTTCCACGTCTCCCGCTGGGTCGACGCAACGGACCGAGACTGGGGGCCGACGACGCGGTTCAACGCAATCACGGCGGTCAAGGCGGCCCTCTCCTGGGCCAGCGAGGCCGGTCGGATCGGCGCCGATCCCCTGGCCAAGCTGAAACGGCCCAAGCCGAAGCGCCGCGAGGCGATCCCCAGCGACGACCAGGTCCGCGCGATGCTCGGGGCGATTCGGGACCGCGCGTTCAGGGATCTGGTGGAGCTGATCCACGACACCGGCGCCCGACCAGGGGAGCTGATCCGCGCCGAGGCCGCCGACGTCGTCGAGCAGGGAGTCCCCGTGGCGATCGCCCTGCTGCATCACAAGACCGCCGCCAAGACGGATCGACCCCGGAAGATCTATCTGAACGACCGTGCCGCCGCGATCGTCGCCCGGCTGATGGAGGAGCATCCGGCCGGCCCGCTGCTGCTCAACATGCGGGGCAACCCCTGGACGCGCAACGCCATGGCCTGCCGGTTCGCCCGCCTCCGCGAGAAGCTCGGCGGCGGGCCGGAGTTCACGGCCTATGCGCTGCGCCACAAGTGGGTGACCGACCACCTCTCCGGGGGCACGCCGCTGGCGACCGTGAGCGAGCTGGCCGGCCATGCCGACACGACGATGGTCTCCCGGGTCTACTCGAAGCTCTCCGAACGATCGTCGCATTTGCAGGACGCGGCCCGGGGGCTCAAGCGAGATGATCACGGATGA
- a CDS encoding mandelate racemase/muconate lactonizing enzyme family protein has translation MTSDLKITDVEAIYLRLPEVGARCDSGQDALIVKVTTDSGIVGYGEVDSNPMAAKGAIEGPFSHTATTGLGRLLIGEDPFRTEYLWHKMYRANIYGGRSGIAVHAMSGIDLALWDIKGKAMEMPVWRLLGGGFATSLRPYASNLFGATPAETRDRARRLVDQGFTAVKFGWDPMGRDEETDIALVREARAGLGDGPDLMIDAGLCYDAKTAIQRARSFDEFRLLWFEEPLSPDDYAGYAKLSAASPLRIAAGEEESDRRSFLQLMDVGRIDVVQIDLTRCGGFTEAMKIASLAADRGLPVVNHGFTTYLNVAAALHLLASIPNTLGLLEFVVEEQTTLRHQISEPIRSVDGRVAVPDAPGLGLGLLEDGITRYRVA, from the coding sequence ATGACGAGCGACCTGAAGATCACCGACGTCGAGGCGATCTACCTGCGGCTCCCCGAGGTCGGGGCCCGCTGCGACAGCGGCCAGGACGCCCTCATCGTCAAGGTGACGACCGACTCGGGGATCGTCGGCTACGGCGAGGTCGACTCGAACCCGATGGCCGCCAAGGGCGCCATCGAGGGCCCCTTCTCGCACACGGCGACGACCGGCCTGGGCCGGCTCCTCATCGGCGAGGACCCGTTCCGCACCGAGTACCTCTGGCACAAGATGTACCGGGCCAACATCTACGGCGGCCGTTCCGGGATCGCCGTCCACGCGATGAGCGGCATCGACCTCGCCCTCTGGGACATCAAGGGGAAGGCGATGGAGATGCCGGTCTGGCGGCTGCTGGGCGGCGGGTTCGCGACCTCGTTGCGCCCTTACGCGAGCAACCTCTTCGGCGCGACGCCGGCCGAGACCCGCGACCGGGCCCGACGCCTGGTCGACCAGGGATTCACCGCCGTGAAGTTCGGCTGGGATCCGATGGGCCGGGACGAGGAGACGGACATCGCCCTCGTCCGAGAGGCCCGCGCCGGGCTTGGAGACGGCCCCGACCTCATGATCGACGCCGGCCTCTGCTACGACGCCAAGACCGCCATCCAGCGCGCCCGGTCGTTCGACGAATTCCGCCTGCTCTGGTTCGAGGAGCCGCTCTCCCCCGACGACTACGCCGGCTACGCGAAGCTCTCCGCCGCCTCGCCGCTGCGGATCGCCGCCGGGGAGGAGGAGAGCGACCGCCGGAGCTTCCTCCAGCTGATGGACGTCGGCCGGATCGACGTGGTGCAGATCGACCTGACCCGCTGCGGCGGCTTCACCGAGGCCATGAAGATCGCCTCGCTGGCGGCCGACCGCGGCCTGCCGGTGGTCAACCACGGCTTCACGACGTACCTGAACGTCGCCGCGGCGCTGCACCTCCTGGCCAGCATCCCCAATACCCTGGGTCTCCTGGAATTCGTCGTCGAGGAGCAGACCACGCTCCGGCATCAGATCAGCGAGCCGATCCGCTCCGTCGACGGTCGGGTCGCCGTCCCCGACGCCCCCGGGCTCGGGCTGGGACTGCTCGAGGATGGGATCACGAGGTACCGTGTGGCCTGA
- a CDS encoding PSD1 and planctomycete cytochrome C domain-containing protein — protein sequence MHHSAFLIAVLAAPALGLGAGLVPMPVADATDRQAIEFFEARVRPVLVERCLGCHGPEDQKADLRLDSASAIRRGGDSGPVVEPGDPEASPLVWAIRYDDVVQMPPDGKLDDSVVADLVEWVRLGAPWPEASGPADEAKAAPPPEDSGDHWAFQPPRMPAIPEVDDTAWPATPIDRFVLAGLEARGLHPNPEADRRALIRRATFDLLGLPPTPEEVDAFADDPRPDAFERLVDRLLASPRYGERWGRHWLDVARYADTKGYVYTDREEPRFPFSYTYRDYVIDTFNADLPYDRFLREQVAADCLPGDGGDRTSLAALGFLTLGRRFLGNAHDIIDDRLDVLFRGTQALTVACARCHDHKYDPIPTADYYSLYGVLAATTERTVRLADDRGDSEATLAYEEGLRERKEAFSRAMDEARHALSDRLRSQVAEYLEAVPDAQRYPSEEHYVILAEGELNPLIVHRWRAYLLRIRDETQFRPIFGPWHAFEALSPARFPDEAPDLARFFAAGGDPEHPINPQVARLFDGPPPASMAEVARRYGAMFAGVDSEWRDALARADCSGAGAPSGLADPGREAIRRILYADDTPTAVPPVHYNQLEFYFDEKTRVELGKLQMEIDRWHLSAESPAPHALVLEDTADRPNPRIFLRGNPKTRGDEVPRRFLRVISGEDRRPFSTGSGRLELADCIASPANPLTARVMVNRIWMHHFGEGLVRTPSDFGTRGEPPTHPELLDHLALAFVEDGWSIKAMHRRILRSRTYRQSSADNPEARAVDPENRLLWRANRRRIEWEPMRDALLAAAGRLDPKVGGRPVSLTTAPFTPRRSVYGFVDRQDLPGVFRSFNLASPDQHTPQRHETTIPQQALFLMNSPFVVEQARALAARPEVCGIGRPDDRIRALYRLALQRAPSRTELEAGLRFLARPGPDPTAIEIVPRSAWQYGSAHLDEAAGRLSGFEPMGHWAGDAWQPGPDADRPMLTREGGFPGPDARRAAVRRWVAPEAGVVSVSGTIRHESGDGPGVIAAVVSSRSGVLGRWEVGGGEAEVEAEVDRVEVGPGDAIDFVVAWREGPGTAPFSWAPRIRPAEETAAGATWDAAEGFEGPAPEPLSAWEHYAQVLLLSNEFVFID from the coding sequence ATGCATCATTCGGCCTTCCTCATCGCGGTGCTGGCGGCGCCGGCCCTCGGGCTGGGGGCGGGGCTCGTGCCGATGCCCGTGGCGGACGCGACGGACCGGCAGGCGATCGAGTTCTTCGAGGCGAGGGTCCGACCGGTCCTCGTCGAGCGGTGCCTCGGGTGCCACGGGCCGGAGGACCAGAAGGCCGACCTGAGGCTCGACTCCGCCTCGGCCATCCGGCGGGGTGGCGATTCCGGCCCGGTCGTCGAGCCCGGCGACCCGGAGGCCAGCCCGCTCGTCTGGGCGATCCGCTACGACGACGTCGTGCAGATGCCCCCCGATGGGAAGCTCGACGACTCGGTCGTCGCCGACTTGGTCGAGTGGGTCCGGCTCGGCGCCCCGTGGCCCGAGGCCTCGGGCCCGGCGGACGAAGCGAAGGCAGCCCCGCCCCCGGAGGACAGCGGGGACCATTGGGCCTTCCAGCCGCCCCGGATGCCGGCGATCCCCGAGGTCGACGACACTGCCTGGCCGGCGACCCCGATCGACCGCTTCGTCCTCGCCGGGCTCGAAGCCCGGGGACTCCACCCGAACCCCGAGGCCGACCGGCGGGCCCTCATCCGTCGCGCGACGTTCGACCTGCTCGGCCTGCCGCCGACCCCCGAGGAGGTCGACGCGTTCGCGGACGACCCCCGGCCCGACGCCTTCGAGCGGCTGGTCGACCGCCTGCTCGCCTCCCCACGATACGGCGAGCGCTGGGGCCGCCACTGGCTCGACGTCGCCCGCTACGCCGACACGAAGGGCTACGTCTACACCGACCGGGAGGAGCCCCGGTTCCCGTTCTCCTACACCTACCGCGACTACGTCATCGACACCTTCAACGCCGACCTGCCGTACGACCGCTTCCTCCGCGAGCAGGTCGCGGCCGACTGCCTGCCCGGCGACGGTGGGGATCGCACGTCGCTGGCGGCCCTCGGCTTCCTGACCCTCGGGCGGCGATTCCTCGGCAACGCGCACGACATCATCGACGACCGGCTCGACGTGCTCTTCCGGGGGACGCAGGCCCTGACCGTCGCCTGCGCCCGCTGCCACGATCATAAATACGACCCGATCCCGACGGCCGACTATTACTCCCTCTACGGCGTCCTCGCCGCGACGACCGAGCGGACCGTCCGGCTGGCCGACGACCGGGGCGATTCGGAGGCGACCCTCGCCTACGAGGAGGGGCTCCGGGAGCGGAAGGAGGCCTTCTCCCGGGCGATGGACGAGGCGCGGCACGCGCTCTCGGATCGGCTCCGCTCGCAGGTGGCCGAGTACCTGGAGGCGGTCCCCGACGCCCAGCGCTACCCGAGCGAGGAGCACTACGTCATCCTCGCCGAGGGGGAATTGAACCCCCTGATCGTCCACCGCTGGCGGGCGTACCTGCTGAGGATCCGAGACGAGACCCAGTTCCGGCCGATCTTCGGCCCCTGGCACGCGTTCGAGGCCCTCTCCCCGGCCCGGTTCCCGGACGAGGCCCCCGACCTGGCCCGGTTCTTCGCCGCCGGCGGCGACCCCGAGCACCCGATCAACCCCCAGGTGGCCCGCCTCTTCGACGGCCCGCCGCCCGCCTCGATGGCGGAGGTCGCCCGCCGCTACGGGGCGATGTTCGCCGGGGTCGACTCCGAATGGCGAGACGCCCTAGCCCGGGCCGATTGCTCCGGGGCTGGGGCCCCCTCGGGCCTGGCCGACCCGGGCCGCGAGGCGATCCGCCGGATCCTCTACGCGGACGACACGCCGACCGCCGTGCCGCCGGTCCACTACAACCAGCTCGAATTCTACTTCGACGAGAAGACCCGGGTTGAACTCGGCAAGCTCCAGATGGAGATCGACCGCTGGCACCTCTCGGCCGAGTCGCCGGCCCCGCACGCGCTGGTCCTGGAGGATACAGCCGACCGGCCCAATCCCCGGATCTTCCTGAGGGGCAATCCCAAGACCAGAGGGGACGAGGTGCCCCGGCGGTTCCTCCGGGTGATCTCTGGGGAGGACCGCAGGCCGTTCTCGACCGGCAGCGGGCGGCTCGAGCTGGCCGACTGCATCGCCAGCCCGGCGAACCCGTTGACGGCCCGCGTGATGGTCAATCGCATCTGGATGCACCACTTCGGTGAGGGGCTGGTGCGCACCCCGAGCGACTTCGGCACCCGGGGCGAGCCGCCGACCCACCCCGAGCTGCTCGACCACCTCGCCCTGGCGTTCGTCGAGGACGGCTGGTCGATCAAGGCGATGCACCGCCGGATCCTCCGCTCCCGCACCTATCGCCAGTCGTCGGCCGACAATCCCGAGGCGCGGGCGGTCGACCCGGAGAACCGCCTGCTCTGGCGGGCGAACCGCCGCCGGATCGAATGGGAGCCGATGCGGGATGCGCTGCTCGCCGCCGCCGGCCGGCTGGACCCGAAGGTCGGGGGACGCCCCGTCTCGCTGACCACCGCCCCCTTCACGCCTCGGCGGTCGGTCTATGGGTTCGTCGACCGCCAGGATCTACCGGGGGTCTTCCGCAGCTTCAACCTCGCCAGCCCCGACCAGCACACCCCGCAGCGGCACGAGACGACGATCCCGCAGCAGGCCCTCTTCCTGATGAACAGCCCGTTCGTCGTCGAGCAGGCCCGGGCCCTGGCCGCCCGGCCCGAGGTCTGCGGGATCGGGCGGCCCGACGACCGGATCCGGGCCCTCTATCGGCTCGCGCTCCAGCGGGCCCCGTCGCGGACCGAGCTGGAGGCCGGCCTCCGGTTCCTGGCCCGCCCCGGCCCCGACCCGACGGCCATCGAGATCGTGCCCCGTTCCGCGTGGCAATACGGCTCGGCCCATCTCGACGAGGCGGCCGGGCGCCTCTCGGGCTTCGAGCCGATGGGGCACTGGGCCGGGGACGCCTGGCAGCCCGGCCCCGACGCCGACCGGCCGATGCTGACCCGCGAGGGCGGGTTCCCGGGGCCCGACGCACGCCGGGCCGCCGTCCGACGCTGGGTCGCGCCGGAGGCGGGCGTCGTCTCCGTCTCGGGGACGATCCGCCACGAATCGGGAGACGGCCCGGGGGTGATCGCCGCGGTCGTCTCCTCCCGATCGGGCGTGCTCGGCCGCTGGGAGGTCGGCGGCGGCGAGGCGGAGGTCGAGGCTGAGGTCGATCGGGTCGAGGTCGGGCCGGGAGATGCGATCGACTTCGTCGTCGCCTGGAGGGAAGGGCCCGGCACGGCCCCGTTCTCCTGGGCCCCCCGGATCCGACCGGCCGAGGAGACGGCGGCCGGGGCCACCTGGGACGCCGCCGAGGGCTTCGAGGGGCCGGCGCCCGAGCCGCTCTCGGCCTGGGAGCACTACGCACAGGTGCTCCTGCTCTCCAATGAGTTCGTCTTCATCGATTGA
- a CDS encoding DUF1501 domain-containing protein: protein MTIDRRPAGLRPSRREAIRRCGMGFGALGLTALLGDEGLLAPARADGATDPLAPRRPPLPATAKHVIHIFLNGGPSHVDTFDPKPALSRYAGKSLPSGNLRTERKTGSALPSPFKFRRRGESGLEISEIFANVAEHADDLCVVRSMYADVPNHEPSLMLMNCGDNLMIRPSMGAWVTYGLGTENQNLPGFVAMCPGGYPIKETENWQSAFLPGVYQGTYIDSKHTDIDRLIEDIRSRYTPLDGQRRQLDLLRTINEEHASRREHDAALEARIQSFELAYRMQMEAAEAFDVRGEPRSVLDLYGPGVHARQLLVARRLVERGVRFVQLWHGAGQPWDDHGDITNHRTLAAQCDRGIAALLTDLKRTGLLGETLVICGGEFGRTPVVELMEGQEAKANGRDHNPYGFSLWMAGGGVKGGHVHGATDEFGFQAVEDRVHVHDLHATILRLLGFDHERFTYRYAGRDFRLTDVHGRVVESLVS from the coding sequence ATGACCATCGACCGCCGGCCGGCCGGCCTCCGCCCGAGCCGCCGCGAGGCGATCCGCCGCTGCGGCATGGGCTTCGGGGCCCTCGGCCTCACCGCGCTGCTTGGCGACGAGGGGCTGCTCGCCCCCGCCCGGGCCGACGGGGCGACCGACCCGCTGGCCCCGAGGCGGCCGCCGCTGCCGGCGACGGCGAAGCACGTCATCCACATCTTCCTCAACGGCGGCCCGTCGCACGTCGACACGTTCGACCCCAAGCCCGCCCTGTCGAGGTACGCGGGCAAGTCGCTCCCCTCGGGCAACCTGCGCACCGAGCGCAAGACCGGCTCGGCCCTTCCGTCGCCCTTCAAGTTCCGGCGCCGCGGCGAGAGCGGCCTGGAGATCAGCGAGATATTCGCCAACGTCGCCGAGCACGCCGACGACCTCTGCGTCGTCCGATCGATGTACGCCGACGTGCCGAATCACGAGCCGTCGCTCATGCTCATGAACTGCGGCGACAACCTGATGATCCGGCCGAGCATGGGGGCCTGGGTCACCTACGGCCTCGGGACCGAGAACCAGAACCTGCCCGGCTTCGTCGCGATGTGCCCCGGCGGCTACCCGATCAAGGAGACGGAGAACTGGCAGTCGGCGTTCCTGCCGGGCGTCTACCAGGGGACCTACATCGACTCGAAGCACACCGACATCGACCGCCTGATCGAGGACATCCGGAGCCGCTACACGCCGCTCGACGGCCAGCGCCGGCAGCTCGACCTGCTCCGGACGATCAACGAGGAGCACGCGAGCCGCCGCGAGCACGACGCCGCCCTGGAGGCCCGGATCCAGTCGTTCGAGCTGGCCTACCGGATGCAGATGGAGGCGGCCGAGGCGTTCGACGTCCGGGGAGAGCCGAGGTCCGTGCTCGACCTCTACGGCCCTGGGGTGCACGCCCGGCAATTGCTGGTCGCCCGGCGGCTGGTCGAGCGCGGCGTCCGGTTCGTCCAGCTCTGGCACGGCGCCGGCCAGCCCTGGGACGACCACGGCGACATCACCAACCACCGGACGCTCGCCGCCCAGTGCGACCGGGGGATCGCCGCCCTGCTCACCGACCTGAAGCGCACCGGCCTGCTCGGGGAGACGCTGGTGATCTGCGGCGGGGAGTTCGGCCGCACGCCGGTGGTCGAGCTGATGGAAGGCCAGGAGGCCAAGGCCAACGGCCGCGACCACAATCCCTACGGCTTCAGCCTCTGGATGGCCGGCGGCGGCGTGAAGGGGGGGCACGTCCACGGCGCCACCGACGAGTTCGGCTTCCAGGCCGTCGAGGACCGCGTCCACGTGCATGACCTGCACGCCACGATCCTCCGGCTGCTGGGCTTCGACCACGAGCGGTTCACCTACCGCTACGCCGGCCGAGACTTCCGCCTGACCGACGTCCACGGCCGGGTGGTCGAGTCGCTGGTCTCCTGA
- a CDS encoding DUF1559 domain-containing protein, whose amino-acid sequence MRRRGFTLIELLVVIAIIGVLIALLLPAVQSAREAARRAQCTNNLKQIALATHNYHDAVGSFPPGGINDPSYVGTWWNWAAFALPHMEQASVYNAINFSLPTYNVANRTTVYQSLIDGFLCPTDESKRLFTDFYWVNPENYGDFPVTGAPTNYTASLGDTRVDSPFDYLSGDPSPGSWGCNRRFRGLFGECSRGAVIKIADVRDGTSNTLLVGENSPNLNGQLAWANGDGTYATTVIPLNWMTSYRDGQVEPNGDACDINALFDANRSVRCWRNQVYIYAFKSFHPGGANFALADGSVRFVKQTISPRIYNALGSRAGGEIISADAL is encoded by the coding sequence ATGCGCCGTCGCGGATTCACGCTGATCGAGCTGCTGGTGGTGATCGCCATCATCGGCGTCCTGATCGCCCTGCTGCTGCCGGCGGTGCAGAGCGCCCGGGAGGCCGCCCGCCGCGCCCAGTGCACCAACAACCTCAAGCAGATCGCCCTGGCGACCCACAACTACCACGACGCCGTCGGCAGCTTCCCGCCCGGCGGCATCAACGACCCGAGCTACGTCGGCACCTGGTGGAACTGGGCCGCCTTCGCCCTGCCCCACATGGAGCAGGCGTCGGTCTACAACGCCATCAACTTCAGCCTGCCCACCTACAACGTCGCCAACCGGACGACCGTGTATCAGAGCCTGATCGACGGCTTCCTCTGCCCGACCGACGAGTCGAAGCGGCTCTTCACCGACTTCTACTGGGTCAACCCGGAGAACTACGGCGACTTCCCCGTCACCGGCGCCCCGACCAACTACACGGCCAGCCTCGGCGACACCCGGGTCGACAGCCCCTTCGACTACCTCTCGGGCGACCCCAGCCCGGGCAGCTGGGGGTGCAACCGTCGGTTCCGGGGCCTCTTCGGGGAGTGCAGCCGGGGGGCCGTCATCAAGATCGCCGACGTCCGCGACGGCACCTCGAACACCCTGCTCGTCGGCGAGAACTCGCCGAACCTCAACGGTCAGCTCGCCTGGGCCAACGGCGACGGCACCTATGCGACCACCGTCATCCCCCTGAACTGGATGACCAGCTACCGCGACGGCCAAGTCGAGCCCAACGGCGACGCCTGCGACATCAACGCACTCTTCGACGCCAACCGGAGCGTACGCTGCTGGCGCAATCAGGTTTACATCTACGCCTTCAAGAGCTTCCACCCCGGCGGGGCCAACTTCGCCCTGGCCGACGGCTCCGTCCGCTTCGTGAAGCAGACGATCAGTCCCCGGATCTACAACGCCCTAGGCAGCCGGGCCGGTGGCGAGATCATCTCGGCCGACGCCCTCTGA
- a CDS encoding MFS transporter, with protein MQPGELDARPDPPTSVRWRIVGLLMLMSFVNYFNRISMPVAGDRIMREYPIDEVRMGLVYSALLVAYTAFMVPGGWFSDRVGGRVALATVGLGTAAFCVLSGLAGHPALAVGMVWPTLLVVRAFMGMFTSPLYPAAGRVVTRWIPFRGRALANALVMTAAMLGIALAHPLFARLMDAVGWRQAFAVSGLGTALLAALWIWYGRDDPGRHPSVNRAERRLIGGGGPGGPVGPSAGRLADPSPAAVASASAPADGWPALSRNRSLWLLTACYAAIGYSEYLVFYWSGHYFEQVLQLGERTSRIAAMLPPLAMGVGLPLGGWVADRLMGPLGYRWARASVAMGGMVGCGLLLCAGTLTASPAAIVASFALALGAIGICEGASWATAIDLGGSRAATSAAIVNTGGNVGGFLSPVVTPWIGALLTPDLGRELGWAWGLRIGGLVCLAGACLWPWIDAGERGRNRPRGDGAPAGPPPTGGDRPVEPCVRAEPQQQSNCTS; from the coding sequence ATGCAGCCAGGGGAACTCGATGCGAGGCCCGATCCGCCCACGTCGGTCCGGTGGCGGATCGTCGGCCTGCTGATGCTGATGAGCTTCGTCAATTACTTCAACCGGATCAGCATGCCGGTCGCGGGCGACCGGATCATGCGCGAGTACCCGATCGACGAGGTCCGGATGGGCCTCGTCTACTCGGCGCTGCTGGTCGCCTACACGGCGTTCATGGTGCCCGGTGGCTGGTTCAGCGACCGCGTCGGCGGCCGGGTGGCGCTGGCGACCGTCGGGCTCGGCACGGCCGCCTTCTGCGTGCTGAGCGGCCTGGCGGGCCACCCGGCGCTGGCCGTCGGGATGGTCTGGCCGACGCTGCTGGTCGTCCGGGCGTTCATGGGGATGTTCACCTCGCCGCTCTATCCCGCGGCCGGCCGGGTCGTCACCCGGTGGATCCCCTTCCGGGGCCGGGCCCTCGCCAACGCGCTGGTGATGACGGCCGCGATGCTGGGAATTGCGCTGGCCCACCCACTCTTCGCCCGGCTCATGGACGCCGTCGGCTGGCGGCAGGCGTTCGCGGTCAGCGGGCTCGGGACCGCGCTGCTGGCGGCCCTCTGGATCTGGTACGGGCGGGACGACCCCGGCCGGCACCCGTCGGTCAACCGGGCGGAGCGTCGGCTGATCGGCGGGGGCGGGCCCGGGGGGCCGGTCGGGCCGTCGGCGGGGCGGCTGGCGGACCCCTCGCCGGCGGCGGTCGCGTCGGCCTCCGCGCCGGCCGACGGCTGGCCGGCCCTCTCCAGGAACCGGAGCCTCTGGCTGCTGACGGCCTGCTACGCCGCGATCGGCTACTCCGAGTATCTGGTCTTCTACTGGTCGGGGCACTACTTCGAGCAGGTGCTCCAGCTCGGCGAGCGCACGAGCCGGATCGCGGCGATGCTCCCGCCGCTGGCGATGGGCGTCGGCCTGCCGCTGGGCGGATGGGTCGCCGACCGGCTGATGGGCCCGCTCGGGTACCGATGGGCGCGGGCCTCGGTGGCGATGGGGGGGATGGTCGGCTGCGGGCTCCTGCTCTGCGCCGGAACGCTGACGGCGTCGCCGGCGGCGATCGTGGCCTCGTTCGCGCTGGCGCTGGGGGCGATCGGCATCTGCGAGGGCGCCTCGTGGGCGACGGCGATCGACCTCGGCGGCTCCAGGGCGGCGACCTCGGCGGCGATCGTCAACACGGGCGGCAACGTCGGCGGCTTCCTCTCGCCGGTCGTCACGCCCTGGATCGGGGCCCTGCTGACCCCCGACCTCGGCCGGGAGCTCGGCTGGGCCTGGGGGCTGAGGATCGGCGGCCTCGTCTGCCTGGCGGGCGCCTGCCTCTGGCCCTGGATCGACGCCGGCGAGCGCGGCCGCAACCGTCCCCGAGGCGACGGCGCCCCCGCCGGGCCCCCGCCGACCGGCGGCGATCGCCCGGTCGAGCCTTGCGTCCGGGCGGAGCCGCAGCAACAATCGAACTGCACTTCCTGA